One genomic segment of Halalkalicoccus tibetensis includes these proteins:
- a CDS encoding APC family permease, with protein MSGKETTERGLVKALTQRDLFVLAFGAMIGWGWIILSGQWIDEGGPVGAISAFVIGGTLVIFVAVLYGELASAMPFVGGEHVYSHRALGPLGSFVCTWAIAFGYVSVVAFEAVALPSALAYVIPGFNAIELWSIAGEPVYGTWVLAGVIGAAAMTAVNYVGIRPAAQFQAIVTLVIALAGVVLVIGAITGGQPSPDPPVIAGAAGIFGVVLATPFMFVGFDVIPQAAEEADVPTRSLGTITVLAVAMATLFYIAVIWGSSRALPGAQLVESPLPAAAAMETLFDSVTLGQVMAIAGIAGILTSWNAFIIGGSRAIFAMAQSDMLPAFLAKTHPEYNTPHNAILLIGASSVLAPLFGEQMLGWIVNAGGLGIVIAWLLVCVSFLVLRRREPGMERPFRVPAGYATGTIALLLSAFFVYLYLPGGASALVWPYEWLMVMLWVLLGVGLFALSPRGRALAG; from the coding sequence ATGTCGGGGAAAGAAACGACCGAGCGCGGGCTGGTGAAGGCGCTTACCCAGCGCGACCTGTTCGTACTCGCGTTCGGCGCGATGATCGGCTGGGGATGGATCATCCTCTCGGGACAGTGGATCGACGAGGGCGGGCCCGTCGGGGCGATCTCGGCGTTCGTCATCGGGGGGACGCTGGTGATCTTCGTCGCGGTGCTCTACGGCGAGCTCGCCTCGGCGATGCCCTTCGTCGGCGGCGAGCACGTCTACAGCCACCGGGCGCTCGGTCCGTTGGGATCGTTCGTCTGTACATGGGCGATCGCCTTCGGCTACGTCAGCGTCGTCGCCTTCGAGGCCGTCGCGCTGCCCTCGGCGCTCGCATACGTGATCCCCGGATTCAACGCGATCGAGCTCTGGTCGATCGCCGGCGAACCGGTCTATGGGACGTGGGTGCTGGCCGGCGTGATCGGTGCGGCCGCGATGACCGCCGTCAACTACGTCGGGATCCGTCCGGCCGCCCAGTTCCAGGCGATCGTCACGCTCGTCATCGCGCTCGCGGGGGTCGTCCTCGTCATCGGCGCGATCACCGGCGGTCAGCCGTCGCCCGATCCGCCCGTGATCGCCGGGGCCGCGGGGATCTTCGGGGTCGTGCTCGCGACGCCGTTCATGTTCGTCGGCTTCGACGTGATCCCGCAGGCCGCCGAGGAGGCCGACGTCCCGACACGGTCGCTCGGGACGATCACGGTCCTCGCCGTCGCGATGGCGACGCTGTTCTACATCGCCGTGATCTGGGGCTCCAGCCGGGCGCTGCCCGGCGCCCAGCTGGTCGAGAGCCCGCTGCCCGCCGCGGCGGCCATGGAGACGCTGTTCGACAGCGTGACCCTCGGACAGGTCATGGCCATCGCCGGGATCGCCGGCATTCTCACCAGCTGGAACGCCTTCATCATCGGCGGCAGCCGCGCGATCTTCGCGATGGCCCAGTCCGACATGCTTCCCGCGTTCCTCGCGAAGACCCACCCCGAGTACAACACGCCCCACAACGCGATCCTGCTGATCGGTGCCTCCTCGGTGCTCGCGCCGCTGTTCGGCGAGCAGATGCTCGGCTGGATCGTCAACGCCGGTGGCCTCGGGATCGTGATCGCCTGGCTGCTCGTCTGCGTCTCCTTCCTCGTTCTCCGGCGGCGCGAACCCGGGATGGAGCGCCCCTTCAGGGTGCCCGCCGGCTACGCGACGGGCACGATCGCGCTCCTCCTGTCGGCCTTCTTCGTCTACCTCTACCTGCCCGGCGGGGCCTCGGCGCTCGTCTGGCCCTACGAGTGGCTGATGGTGATGCTGTGGGTGCTTCTGGGCGTCGGCCTGTTCGCGCTCTCGCCACGCGGGCGTGCGCTCGCCGGCTGA
- a CDS encoding NAD-dependent succinate-semialdehyde dehydrogenase — translation MESVNPATGERLETYDDHTEEDVDRALDRASEAFGEWRDRPINERQVLLSRAAEVLRENQEEYAELMTEEMGKPIVEARAEVEKCAWVCDFYAERADEFLADEVLGSEPESRSLVSYEPLGTVLAVMPWNFPFWQVFRFAAPHLTAGNVGVLKHASNVPGCAKAIEEVFTEAGYPEDVFTTLLVGSDTIDDVIRDDRVAAVTLTGSEGAGRSVGETAGSEIKKSVLELGGSDPFVVLEDADVEAAAATGVQARTINSGQSCIAAKRFIVHEDVYDEFVEEFVAETEALSMGDPMDEDTDIGPQAREDLVEDVHEQVEGTVEAGAELRTGGERPDGEGNFYPPTVLTEVPRDAPAATEEVFGPAAAVFRVGSEEEAIEVANDIEFGLGASIWTEDLERGERLARRVEAGCVFVNELVKSDPRIPFGGVKNSGYGRELAEQGIHEFVNRKTVWVQSPEGPDDVATE, via the coding sequence ATGGAAAGCGTGAACCCAGCGACCGGCGAGCGGCTTGAAACGTACGACGACCACACCGAGGAGGACGTCGACCGCGCGCTCGATCGCGCCTCGGAGGCGTTCGGCGAGTGGCGCGACCGCCCCATCAACGAGCGCCAGGTGCTCCTCTCGCGGGCCGCGGAGGTGCTCCGGGAGAACCAGGAGGAGTACGCCGAGCTGATGACCGAGGAGATGGGCAAACCCATCGTGGAGGCCCGCGCGGAGGTCGAGAAATGCGCGTGGGTCTGTGACTTCTACGCCGAGCGCGCGGACGAGTTCCTCGCCGACGAGGTGCTCGGCAGCGAGCCCGAGTCCCGGTCGCTCGTCTCCTACGAGCCGCTCGGAACCGTACTAGCAGTGATGCCCTGGAACTTCCCGTTCTGGCAGGTGTTCCGCTTCGCCGCTCCCCACCTCACCGCCGGCAACGTCGGCGTGCTCAAACACGCCTCGAACGTCCCGGGCTGTGCGAAGGCCATCGAGGAGGTCTTCACGGAGGCGGGCTACCCCGAGGACGTCTTCACGACGCTGCTGGTCGGCTCGGACACCATCGACGACGTCATCCGCGACGACCGCGTGGCCGCGGTCACGCTCACGGGCAGCGAGGGTGCCGGGCGATCGGTGGGCGAGACCGCCGGCAGCGAGATCAAGAAGAGCGTCCTCGAACTGGGCGGCAGCGACCCGTTCGTCGTCCTCGAGGACGCCGACGTCGAGGCCGCCGCGGCGACGGGCGTCCAGGCCCGCACGATCAACTCGGGGCAGTCCTGCATCGCCGCCAAGCGCTTCATCGTCCACGAGGACGTCTACGACGAGTTCGTCGAGGAGTTCGTCGCGGAGACGGAGGCGCTCTCGATGGGTGATCCGATGGACGAGGACACCGACATCGGTCCGCAGGCCCGCGAGGACCTCGTCGAGGACGTCCACGAGCAGGTCGAGGGAACCGTCGAGGCGGGCGCGGAGCTGCGCACCGGCGGCGAGCGCCCCGACGGGGAGGGCAACTTCTATCCGCCGACCGTGCTGACCGAGGTCCCCCGCGACGCCCCCGCCGCGACCGAGGAGGTGTTCGGCCCCGCCGCGGCGGTCTTCCGCGTCGGGAGCGAGGAGGAGGCGATCGAGGTGGCGAACGACATCGAGTTCGGGCTCGGCGCCTCGATCTGGACCGAGGACCTCGAACGCGGCGAGCGCCTCGCCCGGCGGGTCGAGGCGGGCTGCGTCTTCGTCAACGAGCTCGTCAAGTCCGACCCGCGTATCCCCTTCGGCGGCGTGAAGAACTCCGGCTACGGCCGGGAGCTCGCCGAGCAGGGGATCCACGAGTTCGTCAACCGCAAGACCGTCTGGGTGCAGTCGCCCGAGGGCCCCGACGACGTCGCGACGGAGTAA
- a CDS encoding Hsp20/alpha crystallin family protein — protein MARRNPFDDIEEFFDRLNSQFEGQGGFDQEAFGMGGTSRMSIDLADRDGEFVVTADAPGFGKEEIDVRVTGRRLTIEAERTESSEDESETYLRSERRSESLHRTVQLPEPVEEEDVSATYKNGVLTITLPKQDPETGGKSIEIE, from the coding sequence ATGGCCCGACGCAACCCGTTCGACGACATCGAGGAGTTCTTCGACCGACTGAACAGCCAGTTCGAGGGACAGGGCGGCTTCGACCAGGAGGCCTTCGGCATGGGCGGGACGAGCCGCATGAGCATCGACCTCGCCGACCGCGACGGCGAGTTCGTCGTCACCGCGGACGCCCCCGGATTCGGCAAGGAGGAGATCGACGTCCGCGTCACCGGCCGGCGGCTCACGATCGAGGCCGAGCGCACCGAGAGCTCCGAGGACGAATCGGAGACCTACCTGCGAAGCGAGCGCCGCAGCGAGTCGCTCCACCGGACCGTCCAGCTCCCCGAGCCCGTCGAGGAGGAGGACGTCTCCGCGACCTACAAGAACGGCGTGCTGACGATCACGCTGCCGAAACAGGACCCCGAGACCGGCGGGAAGTCGATCGAGATCGAGTAG
- a CDS encoding ribosome assembly factor SBDS — protein MISLDEAVTARLESHGARFEVLVDPDAALAIKREEFDGDLEEVIAAEEVFENASRGDRPAETDLEDVFDTTDPMEIIPEVIRRGEIQITAEQRREMQEQKRRQLINRIARNAVNPQMDNAPHPPERIESALEETDFRIDPMEPVETQVDEALDALRPVIPIRFDEVIVAVQIPADYAGSAQAQVRQFGDLQREEWQSDGSWVGVLEFPAGMQNDFYDLVNEHTSGTAETRIIKDENEIGTR, from the coding sequence ATGATTTCGCTTGACGAGGCGGTGACCGCACGCCTCGAATCCCACGGTGCGCGATTCGAAGTGCTCGTCGACCCGGACGCGGCGCTCGCGATCAAGCGCGAGGAGTTCGACGGCGACCTGGAGGAGGTGATCGCCGCCGAGGAGGTCTTCGAGAACGCCTCCCGTGGGGATCGCCCCGCCGAGACCGACCTCGAGGACGTCTTCGACACCACCGACCCGATGGAGATCATCCCCGAGGTCATCCGACGGGGGGAGATCCAGATCACCGCCGAGCAGCGCCGCGAGATGCAGGAACAGAAACGGCGCCAGCTGATCAACCGCATCGCGCGCAACGCGGTCAACCCACAGATGGACAACGCGCCCCACCCGCCCGAGCGCATCGAGAGCGCCCTCGAGGAGACGGACTTCCGGATCGACCCGATGGAGCCCGTCGAGACGCAGGTCGACGAGGCGCTCGACGCCCTTCGGCCTGTGATCCCGATCCGCTTCGACGAGGTGATCGTCGCAGTGCAGATCCCCGCCGACTACGCGGGCAGCGCGCAGGCCCAGGTCAGGCAGTTCGGCGACCTCCAGCGCGAGGAGTGGCAGTCCGACGGCTCCTGGGTCGGGGTGCTCGAGTTCCCCGCGGGGATGCAGAACGACTTCTACGACCTGGTGAACGAACACACGAGCGGCACCGCCGAGACGCGGATCATCAAGGACGAAAACGAGATCGGCACGCGCTGA
- the psmA gene encoding archaeal proteasome endopeptidase complex subunit alpha — translation MQGQNQQQAYDRGITIFSPDGRLYQVEYAREAVKRGTASIGIRTAGGVVLAVDKRIRSPLMERTSVEKIHKADDHIGIASAGHVADARQLIDFARRNAQVNRLRYGEPIGVETLTKDVTDHIQQYTQVGGARPFGVALIIGGIEDGEPRLYETDPSGTPYEWKALAVGADRGDIEDHLEENYEEGADLEGGIELALRALAEVNDGELRPESIGMATIPTETESFTEVTDEEVDEYLDEFDLLADEEDAGDESDE, via the coding sequence ATGCAGGGACAAAACCAACAGCAGGCATACGACCGCGGGATCACCATCTTCTCCCCGGACGGACGCCTCTACCAGGTCGAGTACGCCCGCGAAGCCGTAAAGCGAGGCACCGCAAGCATCGGCATCCGAACCGCCGGCGGCGTCGTTCTCGCCGTCGACAAGCGCATCCGCTCGCCGCTGATGGAGCGCACCAGCGTCGAGAAGATCCATAAGGCCGACGACCACATCGGCATCGCGAGCGCCGGCCACGTCGCCGACGCCCGCCAGCTGATCGACTTCGCGCGCCGGAACGCGCAAGTGAACCGGCTCCGCTACGGCGAGCCGATCGGCGTCGAGACGCTCACGAAGGACGTCACCGACCACATCCAGCAGTACACCCAGGTCGGCGGTGCCCGGCCGTTCGGCGTCGCGCTGATCATCGGCGGCATCGAGGACGGCGAGCCCCGCCTCTACGAGACCGACCCCTCGGGGACGCCCTACGAGTGGAAGGCGCTCGCGGTGGGCGCCGATCGGGGCGACATCGAGGACCACCTCGAGGAGAACTACGAGGAGGGTGCGGACCTCGAGGGCGGCATCGAGCTCGCGCTTCGCGCGCTCGCGGAGGTCAACGACGGCGAGCTGCGCCCCGAGAGCATCGGGATGGCGACGATCCCGACCGAGACCGAGTCGTTCACCGAGGTCACCGACGAGGAGGTCGACGAGTACCTCGACGAGTTCGACCTGCTGGCCGACGAGGAGGACGCCGGCGACGAGTCGGACGAGTAA
- a CDS encoding DUF1918 domain-containing protein, translating into MSFDEDDRVVLSDEHSEFDGQEGRVTQVMENMFGDATYTVSFEDGQETGIPEDDLSSADADADE; encoded by the coding sequence ATGAGCTTCGACGAGGACGACCGCGTCGTGCTGTCGGACGAGCACAGCGAGTTCGACGGCCAGGAGGGACGGGTGACCCAGGTGATGGAGAACATGTTCGGCGACGCCACCTACACGGTGAGCTTCGAGGACGGCCAGGAGACGGGCATCCCCGAGGACGACCTCTCGTCCGCCGACGCCGACGCGGACGAGTAA
- a CDS encoding universal stress protein: protein MYDSVLIPTDGSEMIDTTLEHGLRIARDHGATVHALYVVDSRVARAAEDARESVEESLRAEGEEAIDHVVARAEEEGLEAVGEVRSGTPQKEIVEYAEEAGIGLIAIGTHGKSPREKLLSMGSVTERVVDNAPVPVLVVRDPDQP from the coding sequence ATGTACGACAGCGTGCTGATCCCGACCGACGGCAGCGAGATGATCGACACCACGCTCGAACACGGCCTGCGGATCGCACGGGACCACGGCGCGACGGTCCACGCGCTCTACGTCGTCGATTCCCGTGTGGCTCGCGCCGCCGAGGACGCCCGCGAGTCCGTCGAGGAGTCGTTGCGCGCCGAGGGCGAGGAGGCGATCGATCACGTCGTCGCGCGCGCCGAGGAGGAGGGCCTCGAGGCGGTCGGCGAGGTCCGATCGGGCACGCCCCAGAAGGAGATCGTCGAGTACGCCGAGGAGGCGGGGATCGGTCTGATCGCGATCGGCACCCACGGCAAGAGCCCCCGCGAGAAGCTGCTCTCGATGGGTAGCGTCACCGAGCGGGTCGTCGACAACGCCCCCGTTCCCGTGCTGGTCGTGCGCGACCCCGATCAGCCGTAG
- a CDS encoding acetolactate synthase large subunit, with product MVKASDLLVECLESEGIEYVFGVPGEELEDLLFSLRDSDIRFVPTRHEQGAAFMADVHGRLTGEAGVCLSTLGPGATNLMTGVADAHLDKSPLVAITGQGGRERLHKESHQALDVVHMFEPIVKWNTQLGEPEIVAESVRKAFKLAEHEKPGATHLEFPEDVAAEETTDTPLPARERVRRPDPDPDSVERAATLLERAERPIVLAGNGAVRTRSRGAGRGSESANRLRELVEKMGLPVVATYMGKGAISDREPHSLMTLDSGPDGEAADAIEDADCVLAVGYDIAEHDPAGWNPEIGTTIIHLDHEPAEVYRHYNPEVEIVADIPASLRAIGESVDPRSGKSWCSDVHDRIVENATRRPDDEPFSVRRTLPILREAMADEDVLLSDVGSHKMAIAQAFPTYEPNTCIVSNGLASMGISVPGGLAADLACGSNVVAATGDGGFLMNGAEIETATRLGLDYTILLFNDDDYGLISEKQDEHLSEHFGTELSNPDFVALAESFGIDGYRPGSWDELEEVLEEVVPSEGMALVEVRLE from the coding sequence ATGGTCAAAGCCTCGGATCTACTGGTCGAGTGCCTCGAAAGCGAGGGCATCGAGTACGTCTTCGGCGTCCCGGGTGAGGAACTGGAGGACCTGCTGTTCTCGCTTCGGGACTCCGATATCCGGTTCGTCCCGACCCGCCACGAGCAGGGCGCGGCGTTCATGGCGGACGTCCACGGCCGGCTGACCGGCGAGGCCGGCGTCTGCCTCTCGACGCTCGGCCCGGGCGCGACGAACCTCATGACGGGCGTGGCCGACGCCCATCTCGATAAGTCGCCGTTGGTCGCGATCACCGGCCAGGGCGGGCGCGAACGGCTCCACAAGGAGAGCCACCAGGCGCTCGACGTCGTTCACATGTTCGAGCCGATCGTGAAGTGGAACACCCAGCTCGGCGAGCCCGAGATCGTCGCCGAATCGGTCAGGAAGGCGTTCAAGCTCGCCGAACACGAGAAACCGGGAGCGACACATCTGGAGTTTCCCGAGGACGTCGCCGCCGAGGAGACGACCGACACGCCGCTGCCCGCGCGCGAGCGGGTACGTCGGCCCGACCCCGACCCCGACTCGGTCGAGCGGGCGGCGACGCTGCTCGAACGGGCCGAGCGCCCGATCGTGCTCGCGGGCAACGGCGCGGTTCGCACCCGCTCGCGGGGGGCGGGCCGGGGTTCGGAGAGCGCGAACCGGCTCCGCGAGCTCGTCGAGAAGATGGGGCTACCGGTCGTCGCCACCTACATGGGGAAGGGTGCGATCTCCGATCGCGAGCCCCACTCGCTGATGACGCTCGATTCGGGGCCCGACGGCGAGGCCGCCGACGCCATCGAGGACGCCGACTGCGTGCTCGCAGTGGGCTACGACATCGCCGAGCACGACCCCGCGGGCTGGAACCCCGAGATCGGTACGACGATCATCCACCTCGACCACGAGCCCGCCGAGGTGTATCGCCACTACAACCCCGAGGTCGAGATCGTCGCGGACATCCCCGCGAGCCTGCGCGCGATCGGCGAGTCTGTGGACCCGCGCTCGGGGAAGTCGTGGTGCAGCGACGTCCACGACCGGATCGTCGAGAACGCGACGCGCCGGCCCGACGACGAGCCCTTCAGCGTGCGCCGAACGCTGCCGATCCTGCGCGAGGCGATGGCCGACGAGGACGTGCTGCTCTCGGACGTCGGCAGCCACAAGATGGCGATCGCCCAGGCGTTCCCGACCTACGAGCCCAACACCTGCATCGTCTCCAACGGCCTGGCGAGCATGGGAATCTCCGTCCCCGGCGGGCTCGCGGCCGACTTGGCCTGCGGGTCGAACGTCGTCGCGGCGACCGGCGACGGCGGCTTCCTGATGAACGGCGCCGAGATCGAGACGGCCACGCGGCTGGGGCTCGATTACACGATCCTGCTGTTCAACGACGACGACTACGGGCTGATCAGCGAGAAACAGGACGAACACCTCAGCGAGCACTTCGGCACCGAACTCTCGAACCCCGATTTCGTCGCGCTCGCCGAGAGCTTCGGGATCGATGGCTACCGGCCCGGGTCGTGGGACGAGCTAGAGGAGGTTCTCGAGGAGGTGGTCCCCTCCGAGGGAATGGCGCTGGTGGAGGTCCGTCTCGAATAG
- a CDS encoding DUF2209 family protein gives MDISGRHEERGEYLMVAAAVAARVGSNRIREVRGIGFATSRADPALEHLLSVVEGALGALPEPPAGPVVAERGEFYEEPARVIGAAFGPEFKYVESVAERRTVEIAHHAAYAARTLIL, from the coding sequence ATCGACATCAGCGGCCGCCACGAGGAGCGCGGCGAGTATCTCATGGTCGCCGCGGCCGTCGCCGCCCGCGTCGGCTCGAACCGGATCCGCGAGGTCAGGGGGATCGGCTTCGCGACCAGCCGTGCCGATCCGGCGCTCGAACACCTGCTCTCGGTCGTCGAGGGCGCGCTCGGCGCGCTTCCCGAGCCGCCCGCCGGCCCCGTGGTCGCCGAACGCGGCGAGTTCTACGAGGAGCCCGCCAGGGTGATCGGGGCGGCGTTCGGCCCCGAGTTCAAGTACGTCGAGTCGGTCGCCGAGCGCAGAACCGTCGAGATCGCCCACCACGCCGCGTACGCCGCACGAACACTCATACTATGA
- a CDS encoding RNA-binding protein: protein MAAVPLHYVDLRAFCYATEDEKRVEDALRTYLPEEAEVERIENEGHHGDRILVFSARVENADGIRHVLDQLRGSADLDRVRDQLDDRVTENCELFLYLDKQAAFGGEARLGEGITLRAKVEAYPAKKESAVENVREIL, encoded by the coding sequence ATGGCCGCCGTCCCGCTGCACTACGTCGACCTCCGGGCGTTCTGTTATGCGACCGAGGACGAAAAGCGGGTCGAGGACGCCCTCAGGACCTACCTCCCCGAGGAGGCCGAGGTCGAGCGCATCGAGAACGAGGGTCACCACGGCGATCGCATCCTCGTGTTCTCGGCGCGCGTCGAGAACGCCGACGGGATCCGCCACGTCCTCGATCAGTTGCGGGGCTCGGCGGACCTCGATCGGGTGCGCGACCAGCTCGACGACCGCGTGACCGAGAACTGCGAGCTGTTCCTCTATCTCGACAAGCAGGCCGCCTTCGGCGGCGAGGCCCGGCTCGGCGAGGGGATCACCCTCCGGGCGAAGGTCGAGGCCTACCCCGCGAAGAAGGAGTCGGCCGTCGAGAACGTTCGCGAGATACTGTAG
- a CDS encoding class I SAM-dependent methyltransferase — protein sequence MKRTVEEHASRFDDHAADYDESQDSEAYRACAGLVIEHADPGPEDVVLDLGCGTGAIALALADDAKRVVGRDISEGMMERAREKAAEGGIENVEFGEGRFREPGYTGEVDIVVSNFAMHHLSDEEKREAIQVIAGLEPRRFVLGDVMFFGEPDPSEPFYSPEVDDPATVGTLVEAFTEAGFAVTGARRVHDQVGVLVGERVGER from the coding sequence ATGAAGAGGACCGTTGAGGAGCACGCGAGCCGGTTCGACGACCACGCCGCCGACTACGACGAGAGCCAGGACAGCGAGGCCTACAGGGCCTGTGCGGGCCTCGTAATCGAACACGCGGATCCGGGTCCCGAGGACGTCGTCCTCGATCTGGGCTGTGGGACGGGCGCGATCGCGCTGGCACTGGCCGATGACGCGAAGCGCGTGGTCGGCCGGGACATAAGCGAGGGGATGATGGAGAGAGCGCGCGAGAAGGCCGCCGAGGGCGGGATCGAAAACGTCGAGTTCGGCGAGGGGCGCTTCCGGGAGCCAGGCTACACTGGCGAGGTAGATATCGTCGTCTCGAACTTCGCGATGCACCACCTCTCGGACGAGGAGAAGCGCGAGGCGATTCAGGTCATCGCGGGGCTCGAACCCCGGCGGTTCGTGCTCGGCGACGTGATGTTCTTCGGCGAGCCTGACCCCTCCGAGCCCTTCTACAGCCCCGAGGTCGACGACCCCGCCACGGTCGGCACGCTTGTCGAAGCCTTCACCGAGGCGGGCTTCGCGGTCACGGGCGCCCGGCGGGTCCACGACCAGGTCGGGGTGCTGGTCGGCGAGCGGGTCGGCGAGCGATAG
- a CDS encoding RNase P subunit p30 family protein: MYEAIHAAPEGRSTAARFAHAASEYGFEGIVVRDDAALEEDDAERIAERYGVDVVRGTEIRVDGPQRASGHLGNRREEHTLLALRGGTNELNRFAVEQVRVDVLTRPMAGDGDFNHVLAKAAARNGVRVEFDLSRVLRLAGGPRVQALSDMRKLRELVTQYDAPYVVSASPESHLQLRAPRELIAVGEQVGFPADWTEHGLREWGRIAERNREIASESFMEPGVRRGRYEEDR, from the coding sequence ATGTACGAGGCGATCCACGCCGCCCCCGAGGGCCGCTCGACGGCCGCCCGGTTCGCCCACGCCGCGAGCGAGTACGGCTTCGAGGGGATCGTCGTCCGGGACGACGCGGCCCTCGAGGAGGACGACGCCGAGCGGATCGCGGAGCGCTACGGGGTCGACGTCGTCCGGGGCACCGAGATCCGGGTCGACGGCCCACAGCGCGCGAGCGGCCACCTCGGGAACCGCCGCGAGGAGCACACCCTCCTCGCGCTGCGCGGCGGGACGAACGAGCTGAACCGCTTCGCGGTCGAGCAGGTGCGCGTGGACGTCCTCACTCGGCCGATGGCCGGCGACGGCGACTTCAACCACGTGCTCGCGAAGGCCGCGGCGCGAAACGGCGTGCGCGTCGAGTTCGACCTCTCGCGGGTGCTCCGGCTCGCGGGCGGCCCGCGCGTGCAGGCGCTCTCGGACATGCGAAAGCTCCGCGAGCTCGTCACCCAGTACGACGCGCCCTACGTGGTGAGCGCTTCTCCGGAGAGCCACCTCCAGCTCCGGGCGCCCCGCGAGCTGATCGCCGTCGGCGAGCAGGTCGGCTTTCCGGCCGACTGGACCGAACACGGACTCCGCGAGTGGGGACGGATCGCCGAGCGCAACCGCGAGATCGCCTCCGAGTCGTTCATGGAGCCGGGGGTGCGTAGGGGACGGTATGAAGAGGACCGTTGA
- a CDS encoding Rpp14/Pop5 family protein — protein MKHLPKHLRPKWRYLAVGLETWPDAELSRRGFQRGLWYAGQNLLGDPGSADADLSVFGFHHDEGVGEAVVRTRRDTVSEARAALACLDEVDGREVGVHVRGVSGTVEGCEEKYLGRRPEVSGENRVVFENADRAAVSRDGLVEVQVGDAYTGTTDFDVTPV, from the coding sequence GTGAAGCACCTCCCGAAACACCTGCGTCCCAAGTGGCGCTATCTCGCCGTCGGGCTGGAGACGTGGCCCGACGCGGAGCTCTCGCGGCGAGGGTTCCAGCGCGGCCTCTGGTACGCGGGTCAGAACCTGCTCGGCGATCCGGGCAGCGCCGACGCCGACCTCAGCGTGTTCGGATTCCATCACGACGAGGGCGTCGGCGAGGCGGTCGTCCGCACCCGGCGGGACACGGTGAGCGAGGCACGCGCCGCGCTCGCCTGTCTCGACGAGGTCGACGGCCGGGAGGTCGGCGTCCACGTCCGCGGCGTCAGCGGGACCGTCGAGGGCTGTGAAGAAAAGTATTTAGGACGCCGACCGGAAGTTTCGGGCGAGAACCGAGTCGTGTTCGAGAACGCAGACCGGGCCGCCGTCAGCCGTGACGGGCTCGTCGAGGTACAGGTCGGGGATGCGTACACCGGCACGACGGACTTCGATGTAACTCCAGTGTGA